Genomic window (Musa acuminata AAA Group cultivar baxijiao chromosome BXJ1-9, Cavendish_Baxijiao_AAA, whole genome shotgun sequence):
ggccacacatggagggttcacaattcgagttcaccccacaaggatcagaatgcaatggagatatcaccaggaggcgacatggtgcagcggatcgtggtggaatagttcgcggCAATGCGATAGACACGAACCCgtgagggactggatcatatggagatatgatcgggagctactggaagctccacttcggtgaacaacacgacggtaagaagcgctatggattcaaggagtgaaggtcatggtaccgcagaggcgggtcttccgtgcgtgcatcgaatcttgcatcgggtgaaagccttggtcatcagcatatgggggctgtgttccaccaagggagaagttcgaatgcaaggaccagcaagtcccgtgagggacttgatcatgcggaggtatgatcgaagcagctggagagttggactgctccagagctttattcgcttaagggagcccgacaagtcagaggacaaggtcgagtaagcggacgttgctaccaaggaagctaaggagaacagaatcggtgcaaactctacaacatgatggcagaggccgtgcatgggagttgtagtctgtctttccgtcGACCAAGGagatctgcttggagaacacagaggtgttgaagcagggggtcgaaaagggcgaggaagcgacgacgagtccagagggacttagctacccaaaatcaagcgtcagttagaatggaggtggactcggaggagtgccacagagacatttctactgatcgtgaagaaaagggatgcagaggcgaagcgacggatagtagggccatgggcatgacagcgccatggtaccgcagaggcgggacttccgtgaaagtcattgatcccttgctctcatggaggagagcgcttggtcgtgaaaggggccgaggaggtggagtacgCAGAGGCAAACTTCatgtactgagacaaggctgaagggcggaggccaaggaacttcgtaagaccggtgtcaacgtgcttctcatcaagacagccgaaagtgaaggacttcgggtcatgcaagagtgcacgaccaaggaacgaagcaggcagtacgcggtgctgtacctttgctactcagtggagtaggcggcagggttgatggagaagacagtacaatcccagaggcgaccaaatctatcagtgaattactccaagttggggtgaaaacttccggcattccagaagttcgatggcattgagaaggcgaatcacagtaactaactcaatgtaaggagtgcaaacacttcaagtgcttcagaagtgtgagcaaagagcaggcgaagaccagtaaccagctcgatgcatgaagtacaacctcgaggaggcgggcgaagtcaagtaactcttGCCTTCTCAAccattaagagaatgggcgaaaccgagtacccctattctcttatctatccagcagaggagctctgcacaggttcaaagacccttcgaagataatggaagataatagttgtcaaatcttcaccaacggtgatcagtgctactgagagtagattgtccgcttcatttcccaacgaaatgtcaatcgaaagcggaagtgatgcgaacctacttggaggtgacaactaaacgaaagaagagtcaatggacaaattttgtggaggaaggacccaaaacttcagaagtttgcgagaggatgctcgttaaagctccaacaagcatccacccagttcaagcagcatgtggaattttgagagactggcgcagtaaggatggtcttttccttcatttggaggatccgcaggaaccaataaggatcaacacaactcaaccaaccccacaccagagtcagagtcattggtgagttgaagcagcatggcggatcaaaggttcgactactcaaaaacaacagcgaagagcagttgggagccaagaggcgcattgcacctGGAGCAGAAGATCGAAGAATCAGCAAAGGCAAGCAGTTGCAGtgttgacaaaggcttcgacgaggacgtcgaaggaataagtgggggagaatgtcacggacaaactttgaaacaggatgtttgatgtaatgcttatgtatgtccgtgtcttttggtttgttcgtgCTCtgaacagcatgtagagggactgcCGAAGGCTAAGAGTCCCCttgtaggcttgtaaataaaggttgtgtcatgtggacacgcgtgagagatcttcggtctgtaatggaccattttacccctttgttgtgcaactgttcggaGCTTGTTAAGCCTgtctgtaatttgcattgtcaatgaagtgtttcctggattgtttgcttgtgaatcccgagcGAGGCGCTcgttctaacccgttttctcttttgtaggtcctaagggaccgtgggGAGGTTtcgggggaggctgacctttgcggacggacacgcaagggtgccgcacgacttaggcaaaaccagctaagtccgtgacagatcggtaacaatgttccaacggtcaatttgactgttggagGCCTCCTTAAGGGGTTTTAATCTCTTTCCTCCCCTCTATTTCAATCtatttcactctcacactctcttaactctctcaaactcatttttttctcgcgttctctctcttattcttacATTTTCACTCTTATAAACTCAATAAAGCAACGAATTGTGAATTGAATCAAATTTAAGAGGCTAATTTGGAAGGATTAAGAGGAACTTTTTAATAAGAGATATGTATATCTACAcatgtgattacttaattcatttgaatcttaaaatttaagttgtatacaaaataatctaacaattcaaatattttttttgtagacaattcaatattaacggaaggacgTTTCAGTATGAACCGAAATTGCGAGCCTTAcacaaggctactcctcaaagcccaaAAAGGAGAGTTTTATGCTCATTTTAGGTGTACCGCTCAATACGCCCTGGCGTACCACTCGATATgccgtatcgtaccataccgtaccgtgcAAAGCTCGGTACATTGGTATAGCATGAGATTAAAAACCTCGATCTGAATATCCTAATTTATTACAGTTATCTGATCTAAGGTTTCAAACTGTTCAGCATGGACCCAAGTCAGAAAGACTACAATGAAAAATGGCACAGATTAATTTATCCGGGCAATTATAAACAAATGAAACTAAACTGTAATAACTGGTTCTTAGTTCATTTGACCTAGATGCTCAAATCCCAATAAATCCATACTGATCACCGTAGACAATTCTTAATCACTATGGGTTGTGATCTTGACTAAGTTTATAGTATCTTTTAGCTAgaaatgtttttcttttataagtTCCTTAATTTTCCAGTTCTATTGTGcattacttaattttttttatttacgaATCACAAACATCTGGAACATATTATTCAAGCAACATCGAGCAAACACTTACTGGACAGGATAAGAAAAACACTTTCAGATTGCTAGCTGTCTCTCGGAACATATGTGATTGCAGTCTATTAATCTCTGGGATACAAAGGCTTAACATATAACCATGGCTACATTTTGGTTATAGCAATCTACTAATTTCCCAAGCATACATCCTTGACAGCTCCTATGTGATTCCAGTCTACCCTCTCAATGTTTCGGGCTTTGGTCAAACTAAAAGACGTCATACTTCCACCATTGTGGCAGATCTTTTATGGGCATACAGCAAGCCGGTAGGAGCGTTGTTGATCCATATTTTCTTTTCAGCTGCAGCCCCAGCCACCACTCATCCCTTCCATGACTCGAACTTCAACTGGGTACATGGGCAAAACCAAGCACTTGGAAATTACAAGATTAGTGCCTAACCACTATTAATTAGCACCTTGGCCTCCTGTGTGGACGAGGAACTCCCCGTCCCGTGCGTCATGATTATTTACTACTGATATTTGCTTTAGTCATGATTAGTGCCTAACCGCTATTACTGATTTCTGGGAAGGAAAAAAAAGATCCAGTGACGAGAACAAGCGGGCAAAGAAGCCAGCAAGCTTATTTGTGGGGAGGACGAAGGTTCGACAATAATCCCAAGAGGTATAGAGCGCGAGAGGAGTTAAGACAGGTGGATTTATACATCGGAGGTGCCAGAGCTACATACCCTACATACCTGGTTACATTTCTTTCTAATATTACCTGTCTAGTTCTAATATTACTAGACAGGTGGACGTGCTCGCCGGTGGCCACCTCCCAGCGGCGGTCCAGGTCGTCCTCCTCGACGATGCCCCGGTGGTGTTTCAGCAGGCGCACCGCCCCGTTCGCGAAACGCTCCATCCCGGCCTACGTTTTCGGCAAGAAGAGTCAAATCAAGAGACACCGTGCATGCACGAATCGAAAAGAACAAGGTGAAGAAAGAGGAATTGGCGATCAATGGGAGGGGAACTGACGGCGACGGAAGGGCCGGGGTTCCATCCGGGCATGGCGAGGAAGGCAGAGACGGAACCGACGGAGGCCGGGTCGGCAGTGGTCGCCACCAGCGTCACCATCACTGCAGCTGCGCGGCTGGGTCTAGATCTCCTGCGGAGGATGGGGAGGAGGGAAGCGGGCGTTCTTAGCAGGAACCGATGGCGTCCGACGCACAGACTTCGCATCTCTTGCTGACCTGATCAAGACGCGCGCGACGGACGAGATTGAGAAGCGGGACAGAATGGACGGTTCTGGAGCGACCCGTAATAAAGCTTTCCTCTTCCATGTTCAAACGTTACGCTGCGTGTCGACTTGGCATTCCAGCAGGTACATGCATGCATCGAATGCATGAATTGGCCAGAACTATAAAATTGATTGGGTAAAGTACATCATGTACACGAATGCATTGCATGCATGAACTGTAAAATTGATTGGGCAAATTCCAGATTTAAGCCTTTCCTGGTAGTTCAGCAATGAGCGTTAGTTGATTGGGTACTTCGATTCAGATGTCCATAACCGGATCTGAACTATCGTGATGTTTAGTGTTCAATCAAACAGCTTCGATGTGAGTGGGGCTCAAGAATGTGAATTTGGGATCCTGCAATTAGGGTTTTACTTTCTCTTTTACTTTTGATTACTCTGTTATTAGCAACATTGTTTCATTCTTCTTTTGACACTCCATCAGGATACTTGAGATTGAATATAACTGGGTTATTTGAAGCGTTTCTCACTGTGTCATATAGATTTGTGCATTTAGCATCAAGCATGTTATATACAGACAACTAATAAAAATTTGATAATGGCAGGTTATGATTCACTATGCTTACAATTGGGTTGTTCATTTGACATGTATATTTCTTTCTGACAATCTACCTTCGTCTGTGATCGGGTGGGACTTCATGTTATCGTGGTGTTCTTCCTTTTACTTCTCTTTTCACAAGGATAGATTTTATCTTTGTTTAATTAGGCATTCATGTGATTATTACACGTTGCACTGTGAAGACGTGGAAAGAAGTTTGGCTATGGGAAACTTGGGAAGGAGCCAACTGTTGAGACAAGCTTTCTGCCCTGATAGGAATGTTATATATGTGTAGTTGAATTTGCtgtgttttttttctttcagcaGCTGAAAAGAAACTTTGTTTTACTGATTGCTTAGCTTATGACTTTGCGTTTGTGGCAACGATGATTTTTCAGGGAGAGAGAAGCAGAGGAACAAGCAGAACGAGAACGATTATGACGTCAATGGCTACATGAGCAGGAATTGATTAAAAGTATTCAGAAACTTATACTGCCATGTAGTTTCTGCTTATGTAGTCACTAGTTAGTGATCATGTAGTCAGGGGGCTGGGGGAGCGCGGCGCCGAAGTCATCTCCTCCTCCCCTCGTCGGCCGTCGGATGGTTAACTTAAAGAGTAGGAGGGGGAGGGAGAGTGAGTAGGCGGTTTGTGACGACGAGTGCGGGTCTTCTTGGTGCCCCAGGAAGGTATGCCAGCGAGGAAGGATAAGTTGCTAGGCGATTTATGACAAAGTGTGCGGGGCTTATTGGTGCTCCAGCTAGGCATGCCGGCGAGGAGGGATAAGTTGCTGCGGGAATCGTTGGAGAGGTCACACAGAATGGCAGCCACCTTGAGTTCCTCGTCGGTCGGTGGCTCATTCGGCTGTGACATCTCCTGCAGTCGGCGGAGGCTGGTGGAGGTGGGAACTGCAAGCCGGAGAAAGGCTCTGGCGGGACTTTATAGAGTTGGCTGGAGTTGCTTCCTAGACGTCGTGACCAAGTGGCATCAGTTTTAGTGGATTGGTTAAATTTAGTCCCTTTCCAAAAGTTTATCAGGATCTTGCATGATGTTAACGTGAGATCAGTTGAGTCGTGCGTCATGTATATAGTTTttaagataaaataataaaaagagattataaatagtaatataCAAATTAAAAGTGAGGTGGACATTATTGGGAAAAGGCTCAAAATGTGGGATTTTTCATGGAAACCATCCTAGAACATATAGGCGTTAATTCGAAGTAATAGTAACATAAATCACAAGATCGTAGGCCGTGTTCGATGGACAAATCCTGGTTGCTCCATGttaaatgatataataatttttaaaattcctTATATCACTAATGCTTGAAATTGTTTGAAAAGCTAGTAATGCATTGGGTATCAGGAAGTTTCGTTCAAATTGACGATGGGTAGAAATGTAGGACATCCACACGTCAATTCAAGGGACAGGATGGCTCCATGTAATCCAACAAAATTAAGTAACCATTCTTTCAAGTTAATTTTCTATCACAATCAACGCCACTATCAGGCGCTGCCATTTGCATCATAAATTGCACTTTGACTAGTTAAACTATAGACTGCTATTTCCTATCGATACGCCATTCTCTTTGTCGAATGTCATTTTCCTTGGCGTATACTAAGGAGATATCTTACTATCGTAGGTACAAAATATATTTCCAATCGTCATGAAAGAATACGTGGTGGGGTCCCTAGCATCTTCCACTATACATTATAATTAAATTATCTAAAAGTTTACACACATGATACAAACCAAAAATATTCGCTCCCTTTAGACTAAGAATCCTCCCGTTAAATTGATTTAGCAGTGTTCCACACAAGTTGATGACCAAAACCAAGTTTCTAGTGTTGTTCATTGGCTTTATTCATGCAAATTATTTGCTTAAGAGTGATGCATattactgatatatatatatatatatatatatatatatatatatatatatatatatatatatatatatatatatatatatatatatatatatatatatatatatatatctcacccTGGCTTACCTCTTCTGCCAAAGACGCTTCTGATTGAAATTTCTGACTTGTTATACCGTGAGTGTTCTTCTCAATCAAAAGCCTGCCAGACCAGCAACAATATGTGAGATAAGTGGATCCAAGAAGCATGGCTACCATTATCTAGAGCATAAAAGTTCCTGCGGGAGAATGCATCACACACACCTCAAAGCCCAGTGGGTCAGATCAAGGTTCGCTTGAACTCAATGTCTTGATAATTCATGCTTATCAATCACATCAAAGATTTTATAATGAAACATATTAACTCGTTTAATAGTGAGGCGAAACAAGATAAAGATCATTCACATGATGCATTTGTCATAAGAAGAAACTCCTGACTCGTGCAAGCAACTAGTTTCTTGCATTATGAAACTAGTTTTAGGAAGTTTTTGTAGTATAGCTCGTGTGCTAAGATATATTAACATCATCAAGTTCGAGTTGGGCTACCGTCATATTGATTGCATTGATCACATCCATCTTTCCTCTGCTCACAGCTTCATCcattggagtcctctcatggctgcCAAACGGCCATGGAAGCAAGCAAAAGCAACATTGTGAAAGAACCAAAGTAGATTCCAGGTCAATCTCTCTATAAAAGAATGTATTTCTAGaaggtggcactaaatttacctgtTTAGCAAACTTACGCTAGCTCCCCCCtggatcaaaagtttgactacctggtggggtttttttttttggtttcattTACAAAATGTTATTGATCAGTGGTCAACAATAATAAACTAGAAAGATCAATAATCACCAAATAGGAATCCCTTACCTCTATGTGTCCATTGAGGCAAGCCCAATGAAGTGGTGAATTCTTTTCAGAGTTCAAAGCATTCAAATCCTGCTTCATGGAGGCATcctcattaaaaaagaaaaaagaaagaagcatGCCATCAAGCTCCAAAAGAAATAGGCATTACAATTCTGAACAAATTGGTGCCCATGTTTGTGTGTAAACTTAATGTTAAATACTTGACAGATTGTAATTGACCAATAGTTTATTCATCCTAGATCTAATCAAACATGGTAAGTGACAGCAATAGCAAACTCTAATAATGCTAATTGAGCCAAAACCTTCATAGTTCAAACATAGTGACTAAGAAAACGTGATATCGAAATAAGCTCTCGCATTTACTATCCAAATAAGCTCCCACAATGTGATATCCAAATAATGCTAATAAGCTCTCACAACTACGTGATAAGGCATTCATGCATCATCTTcagtaataagcaaaatgatgaaTTTTTTACTAGAGATTTTTAATAGAATGAAAAAAGATGATTGGGACTCATAATTTAATTGAagaaatgaaattaaaaaaaaaacagagaactCGTAGCTGCTGAATATTAACATACTACTCAAAAAGATAAAGAttactttttaaaataaataaagacaGCAGTCAACATTAGTAGTGACAAGTTTATTAGTTATGGTAATTCGTAATCAGAAATTTCGGATACTACTACTCACTGCTCCGTTCTGAATAAGATATTCGACAATTTCAAGATGCCCATTAGCAGCGGCCATATGAAGAGCTGAAAATTCATTTTAGAGAAACAAAGTTACTCCAGGAGAACATCAAGCAGAACAGTACCAAGACAAGAAGTTTGATTTTCATAGCAATGAAACAAAATATTGAAGATGCCATATACAATGATGGAAGTCAAATATTAGGAAAACCAGAACCATGACTCTCACAATAGTGAAAAATTAGGAGTGAGGATCTTGACAAAAGGTACACATCATTTTTAACTAATCACCGAAAAATTTTATAGTCATCCATGGTCTATGTTCAGAAAAGGACTAAAATATGTGTCATAGAAGAACAATGGTTCAATTTTAGAGGGCCTGCAGAGAAATAGGAGAAAAATACATGAGATTTTCCATTTTAAATGGGCCCTATCCAAACTTATGCCACTCCCACAATTAACAAACCAATCAGAAATCAAGTTAGATTCAATGTATCTGTAACAAAATTTTACGACATAATCTAACATATTAAAGTTTTGTAGAGAGAAGTCAGACATAATCCAGTTTCAGCAGATTGGACTAGCAGATTAGCAGAGCTTCATGATGAGACTATAGCCTCTATGTACAAAACTGATTAATCATTGCAGATCTAAATAGGCAAACTTTGAAGCAGGAAATACCCATAAGAGTTGCTCAAGAAATATTACTGCAACCAAAAAGCCAGTGAGGAGAAACAAAGAAGTCGTCTGACTTAGCTCGAACCAACCAGGAGGATAAGAGAATCCCAACTAAACCATGGCAACTAGTGGCATAATTTCTCTTAGGATGAACCAAAGAGTCAATAAGACTAATTACAAAAAGCTAAAGCAGAATAGCACACAACAGGTAGAAAACACAACCATTGTGGAATATCCTTTCATTATGATCATCTATTCATTATTGATGTCATAAACAAAGCCCAAAGATATAGCAGCACAAATGATGCACTTGGTCTCAAAATTCTAGGAAGCCTTAGAGCATCAGTACAGGTGATGCACGGTGCAAGCTTGGATACCAACTCAATGCCTACAAGCAACAGATATTGTGACACTAAATCAATCTCTTTCAGATTTAACTATTTTCCTTTTATATGTAAGCTCTGATAAAAATTTAGATGTTTTGAGAATTTTTAGGTTGGGAACATTTGTATAGCATAACTTTTGAACTTCATGTTCGCAAATATATTAATGTAGTCATACTTGTGTATGTCTATCATGATTTTGCAAGATGCAACCACTTACAGATGGTCTATTTTCAGTTTTGTTTACAGGTCTCATTTCATTTTTTCTTCCCAAAAGacacatttttcttcatttcaagtGAAGTAATGTAATGACCCATCTACTCTCACCTGGTATGAGTCCCCACATCTACCACCTCTCACCACTGATCTCTCTTGTTATTGACATGGTGCTCATCTGAGAACCCGGTTCTCATAACTTCCATCACAACTCTGTTTATCACATATTACTATTAAGATGCTCCACTGGACATGAGCTATGAAGTATTAACTAAAAGCTATTGCCAGTGATGTACTCTACCACTAAACATAAGCCTCATAATCCTTCATTCCTTTTCAGCATTGTTCTTACCTCGAGTATTGATTAGAATGAGGCTGAGAAGTGTATAATTTGCAATTCTAGGTATATGGAAAATACAGTCATATATGTAGAATTTATGGGGGCAAAAATCTAGCCAACACTAGACAAGTGCTTCACAAAATAATCCCCAAGAAAACTTCAACCTGAGAAAACTAAGATCTTCATACTATCTTCAACATATGGATAACATGTAAATATACATACACATGTGAAGAACATTGTCTATGTTTGGCAACATATTTACATTTTTAATATGCATTCGGAGTGAATCTACAGTTGTAAAATGCTttgagtgtttgataaacaatagatgaaaactgtattttaaatgtgaattagcataagtgttgtttggtaaaattgtatttcaaaagtctattaaatattatataacaaatttacccttttaatgtttttaatatctattcaaaaatgaatacatattttttatttaaattaataagtaaataaataaatgaatgtatgtaATCTTACAAAAAAATTTGTATGACGAAACATataatacataaaaaatataatcatatgaataatgtaaaataatttttgaaaataaataaataaagtttcACCTTATAGACGACAAATCATGTTCGTTTGTCATTAAATCATGTTGACAATTTTCTGATTTTAAATAATATCACAGGGTACTTTGGAAATTTGAAGAATTACATTAGCATTCCACAAATACAGAAATGCTAATGCTATCCTAAGGTAGCATCCACATTTGAGCATTTACAATACAGTATCCAAACCAAATGTGATTTGAAAAAAATTTACCAAACatcaattcacatttgaaatatgcatTAGGCCCTCaatacatatttcaaatgtgttcccAACCACACTCATTACATTCAAGCAACTTGAACACTACAACCGAAGTTGTTGATTGACTAATATTTGATGAGAAAATGTAGAATTTAATTATATGATTGTTTAAAACAACTTTATGTGATTCGAATTCTTATACAACTATTCTTTAGATTCTTATAAAATGTTGGCCTTTTAGAGGCAAAATAATACTTTATAGTTGTTTGACTGTTTAATTAGTAAATGAAGTTGGCTTAAATTCAAAAGTAAAAATAAACAGCTAACATAAGGAACATTGCATGAGAGCTGTAGTTAGAGTTTTGCAGTTTAAGGACAATCTGTCTTCAGGTTGTACTGCACCTCAATGTGCTTAGGTACAGAAGGAATTTAACCAAAATTACCTTCTTTTCTTAATCCTTTCACATTTCATTTATCATATTGAGTAGGATCCACTTCAAAAGATCAACCCATTTGATTATACCAAGATAATTTTACAATCCAAGATTATGGCAATTGAACAGAAGTGATATAGCAAAGAAGGCCAAACATATTTAATACTCTACAAATCTACAAATAAATGAATCAAGCTTACACACTGGTTCCTCGACTTTTTTGCCACAAAAATTGAACATTGGATGCTACTGGTAGATCTTTAAAGGAAGCAAGGCACACAATAAACTTGTAGGATCCATCTTAATAAATAAAAGAGCTGTTTGATGGCTCCAGTATCACGGATCAAGTGTTGTGCTATGTCGAGGTTTCGAGAGTAAACCTACAAGAACTGGATACATGTTCAATGAGGAGCCTTTTAGTCTTTCCTGCAGACTCATCCTAGAAAGCAACCAACCCCTCGGGCACCTGTGTATAATTGGTTCTCTAACCCACAGAGAGAACTTTTGGTTACTAAGTCTCTTTGAAATATGCCAATAGGTATATTTACATTTTGTAACATAGAAATTTATATCAAACAACTTTTATGTTCAtgaacataatcttcaactcctaCTAGTTATGGATAAAGAAAATGAACTAAGACCGTCgttaccatcaatcacaaaagtaTAAACAGAAAGGTAAAGTCAACACTTTTCATATTAACCAATCAAAAACATTTTAAACTTGAATTAAAGATCACACCTGTTCTTCCTTGAGAATCTCTGGAATTAGGAGAAATGCCCACCGAAAGTATGCTTACCAAATCTTCCAAGTCATCATATCTAGCAGCCtgctacaataaaaaaaaaatgctctGTTAATTATCTTCTGCAGCAGAAACAAAGTGCCATCTTCCGCAAAAAGAAAGTAACTTACTAATAAACTCAACAAAGTGCTGACGACGATTAGAACAAAAGTATATATATCTTTAAGGTGAGAAAGATAAGAGCTATACAACTTCAAAAAACAAAATGACGGCAAGAATACATAGTTCCATATTAAGCACATGGTTAGTATCTTCAATTTGAATTGTTTTAACAAAAGATCTTATGACGCAATATATATTTATCAAGAAAACAGCCATGACAGAGTTAAAAGTCTGAAAAGTTAATATCAAACAGTACCAGATTGTTTGTTGTGAGATAATTGTTGTTAATATGCAATGACTAACTAAACATAAGATGAAAGCATAAAGATTTTGAGCTATCAAATGTATATATGCCCAAATGCttacatgagattttttgttatattacaccagtgatttcaataagcactcgggcgctcacctaggcgctcgggcgaggcgaggcgaggcccgagcgcctcgcttcatttccaggtggcgcgcttcaaagaggtgc
Coding sequences:
- the LOC135593242 gene encoding ankyrin repeat domain-containing protein 2A-like isoform X2; this encodes MGTATDTPAQQSTAGEVTADQVQALLEAARYDDLEDLVSILSVGISPNSRDSQGRTALHMAAANGHLEIVEYLIQNGADLNALNSEKNSPLHWACLNGHIEVVKLLIQGGASVSLLNSHERTPMDEAVSRGKMDVINAINMTVAQLELDDVNIS
- the LOC135593242 gene encoding uncharacterized protein LOC135593242 isoform X1 is translated as MGTATDTPAQQSTAGEVTADQVQALLEAARYDDLEDLVSILSVGISPNSRDSQGRTALHMAAANGHLEIVEYLIQNGADASMKQDLNALNSEKNSPLHWACLNGHIEVVKLLIQGGASVSLLNSHERTPMDEAVSRGKMDVINAINMTVAQLELDDVNIS